From one Solanum stenotomum isolate F172 chromosome 12, ASM1918654v1, whole genome shotgun sequence genomic stretch:
- the LOC125848277 gene encoding cytochrome P450 81Q32-like produces the protein MEIVWPLTISLLFLVFKLVSLTLNKHNLPPSPALKFPIIGHLYILKEHIHRTLENLSEKHGPIFSLQLGKRLVVVVSSPSSVKECFTKNDVVLADRPPLMIGGYNCTTIIDSCYGDHWRNLRRICALEILSVTSLNKSQTIRQFEVKLLLHKLFQNCNDFGTIFELKSKFTELSFNVIMRMVSGDGFFDQDKGKAVYFRELIDEFFSNGGASNVDDFLPVPFGWIYKFIKKNALTQLGKKLDEFLQDLIDEYRGVENQNTMIDNLLSLQESQPDYYTDDIIKGIILVIVIGGTDTTAVTIEWAMTHLLNHPQVLNKVRTEIDSHVGFDRLVNETDLPNLKYLKSIISETFRLSPAAPMLIPHQSADDTKIGGFDVPRGTILLVNAWAVHRDPLVWADDPGIFRPERFEGIDVKPWELLPFGMGRRTCPGAGLAQRVIALTVGTLVQCFEWEIVSKDSDIAEGSGLTLAKAEPLNAKCKARDIAYALL, from the exons ATGGAAATAGTTTGGCCTCTCACTATTTCCCTATTGTTCCTAGTCTTCAAACTTGTGTCATTGACACTAAACAAACATAATCTCCCACCAAGTCCAGCACTTAAGTTTCCAATAATAGGACATCTCTATATTTTGAAAGAACATATACATCGTACCCTTGAAAATCTTTCTGAAAAACATGGTCCAATTTTCTCTCTTCAATTAGGCAAACGTCTCGTCGTGGTTGTGTCATCTCCATCCTCAGTGAAGGAATGTTTCACCAAGAATGATGTTGTTCTTGCTGATCGTCCTCCTTTAATGATCGGAGGATACAACTGCACAACAATCATTGATTCGTGTTATGGTGATCATTGGCGTAACCTAAGACGTATTTGTGCACTTGAAATCCTCTCCGTTACTAGTCTCAACAAGTCACAAACCATTAGACAATTTGAAGTCAAGCTTCTTTTGCATAAGTTGTTTCAAAATTGTAACGATTTTGGTACAATTTTTGAACTTAAGTCAAAATTTACTGAATTATCATTTAATGTTATTATGAGAATGGTATCTGGAGACGGTTTTTTCGATCAAGATAAAGGTAAGGCGGTGTATTTTCGTGAGCTTATAGATGAGTTTTTTAGCAATGGGGGTGCatcaaatgttgatgattttttgCCTGTACCATTTGGTTGGATTTATAAGTTTATTAAAAAGAATGCGCTGACGCAGCTTGGCAAAAAATTGGATGAGTTCTTGCAAGATTTAATTGATGAATACCGTGGTGTGGAGAACCAAAATACTATGATTGATAATTTGCTTTCTTTGCAAGAATCGCAACCAGATTACTATACTGACGATATCATTAAAGGAATTATATTG GTCATAGTGATTGGGGGAACAGACACAACAGCTGTGACTATTGAATGGGCAATGACACATTTACTTAACCATCCacaagtgttgaacaaagtaaGAACTGAAATAGACAGTCATGTTGGTTTTGATCGTCTAGTGAATGAGACTGATTTGCCCAATTTGAAATATCTTAAAAGTATCATTTCGGAGACTTTCCGATTATCTCCAGCAGCACCAATGTTAATTCCCCATCAATCAGCTGATGATACCAAAATAGGTGGTTTCGACGTTCCACGTGGGACAATCCTATTGGTGAATGCTTGGGCTGTTCATAGGGATCCGTTAGTATGGGCTGACGATCCAGGAATTTTTAGACCAGAGAGATTCGAAGGTATCGATGTGAAACCGTGGGAGTTATTGCCATTTGGAATGGGAAGGAGGACATGCCCAGGTGCTGGACTTGCTCAACGTGTGATTGCTTTAACTGTTGGAACTTTGGTTCAGTGTTTTGAGTGGGAAATAGTTAGCAAAGACAGTGATATAGCTGAAGGGAGTGGTCTCACTCTTGCAAAAGCTGAGCCACTTAATGCAAAGTGCAAGGCACGTGATATTGCTTATGCActactttaa
- the LOC125848286 gene encoding cyclin-D3-2-like produces the protein MVLHLQEQNIEPQNPILNFDALLCEEDRLDEGDLGGGYHSDERNQNGVIENVKKISPLIECDLFWEDGEVETLLSKEKVNLFYCTSLVSDGVLLGVRKKSLEWMLTVIDHYGFNALTAVLAVNYFDRFISGVLFQKVKPWMSQLVAVACLSIAAKVEEIQVPLLLDLQVSNPKYVFEAKTIQKIELLVLSTLKWKMNPVTPLSFIDHIIRRFGLMTNLYSEFQGKCENIILGIITDSRLLHYPPSVIATVTLLYVINEIEPCNAVDYLNQFMAFLKVRKDSIDECHDLILELMGISGSKIYQTHKRKCQSIPGTPDGIIDAYFSCESSNDSLAMAPSVSSLPEPQYKRSRT, from the exons atggttttacatttacaaGAACAAAACATAGAGCCCCAAAATCCAATCTTGAATTTTGATGCCCTTCTATGTGAGGAAGATCGATTAGATGAGGGAGATTTGGGAGGAGGGTACCACTCAGATGAAAGAAATCAGAATGGGGTCATCGAGAATGTGAAAAAGATTTCACCTTTAATAGAATGTGACTTGTTTTGGGAAGATGGTGAGGTTGAAACTCTGTTATCAAAGGAAAAAGTGAATCTTTTTTATTGTACTAGTTTAGTTTCAGATGGGGTTTTGTTGGGGGTAAGAAAAAAGTCCTTGGAATGGATGTTGACTGTCATTGACCACTATGGTTTCAATGCTTTGACTGCTGTGTTAGCTGTCAactattttgatagatttataTCTGGAGTTCTTTTTCAGAAGGTTAAGCCATGGATGAGTCAGCTTGTGGCTGTTGCTTGTCTTTCCATTGCTGCTAAAGTAGAGGAGATTCAAGTGCCCCTTTTGTTAGACCTTCAA GTATCAAATCCAAAGTATGTGTTTGAGGCAAAGACAATTCAGAAAATAGAACTTCTGGTGTTGTCCACCCTCAAATGGAAAATGAATCCAGTGACACCACTTTCATTTATAGACCATATCATCAGGAGATTTGGATTGATGACCAACCTATATTCGGAGTTCCAGGGGAAATGTGAAAACATCATTCTTGGTATCATCACTG ATTCTAGGCTTCTGCATTATCCTCCATCTGTAATTGCAACTGTAACATTGCTTTATGTGATCAATGAGATTGAGCCTTGCAATGCAGTCGATTACCTTAATCAATTTATGGCTTTTCTTAAAGTTAGAAAG GACAGCATTGATGAATGTCATGATCTCATTCTAGAGCTAATGGGCATTTCTGGATCCAAAATCTACCAAACCCACAAGCGCAAATGCCAATCTATTCCAGGTACTCCCGATGGCATTATTGATGCATATTTTAGCTGTGAAAGCTCTAATGATTCTTTGGCCATGGCACCATCAGTTTCATCCTTGCCAGAACCTCAGTATAAGAGAAGTAGAACGTAG